The proteins below come from a single Cannabis sativa cultivar Pink pepper isolate KNU-18-1 chromosome 3, ASM2916894v1, whole genome shotgun sequence genomic window:
- the LOC115709837 gene encoding disease resistance protein RPV1, with product MAIGEYSDQSTVSVGVSFRLRWDVFLSFRGEDTRNNITKYLYESLEKKGVRTFIDDDGLNRGEEIAPSLLEAIDDSAAAIVILSKRYADSRWCLEELAKICDCPNKLILPVFCEIAPGDVRKQIGPYEKDFKLHEEKRSPELVERWRKAMDKVGNLSGWVIDNSEKPEEVGPKIQAIVEVVLRAISKTPMGLAPYIVGLDSCIEELVKLLQVKSNGVRVLGMHGMGGIGKTTLAKALFNKLVGAFSLHSFISNVREVPTDVAGQISLQNKLIDDLSGRKNPHVSDIREGQAAIKMFLNEKRALVVLDDVDNIMHLQTLISKRDVFYNGSRIIITTRDTTVLKSVVDLEYEVKVLDQPSALELFSYHSQGRKKPRNNFEDLSNQIVSLTGYLPLALEVIGSMLFDKRTTKEWSDAARKLKEILPNNIQGVLKISYNALDEEEKCIFLDISCLFVNMGMDRDYAIDILKGCGFDADIAISKLTAKSLIKITPENTLWVHDQLRDMGRHIVKHENLLDPCMRSRLWNREEIMTVLLDDKHRKHTQGIVLDFERKSTVKDVSGGMISWRNFRSNPSFLNAFTYLKETYKDYQECQVERKREVRILTKSFETMVNLRLLQTNYVNLEGELKFPVSLKWLQWKECPLKNLPSGFCALGLSVLDLSDSKIKTVWAWYTKNVWADNVRVLNLSGCSNLVAIPNLSKNKKLEKLILEHCVSLTKIDEYIGNMSTLIHLNLKGCTKLINLPTDVSGLKQLQNLILSGCSKLKELPEDLSSLKSLKELLVDETAIERLPESIFCLTQLEKLNLNHCRNLKRLPQCIGCLRSLRDLSLYSSGIDELPDSIGSLENLEILSVMWCNSLSVLSDSIGKLKMLRELLIYASPIKELPICIGTLPNLKRLSLGKGQFLSTLPNSIGRLNSLVELEIQETSIKELPDQIEAMKSLKKLILRKCRSLRSLPESLGNMMSLTTLTIVDAKIKELPESIGKLDNLTMIRLTDCRELLKLPASIGNLKSLYRLLMKDTGVTELPDSFGMLSSLIELHISKKPQVVGLRKDNEPETSMICSSQEAHFFPPSFSNLSSLSVLDARNRNISGKIPDDFEKLASLQILDLGHNNFSSLPSSLKGLSYLKELHLSHCYELRSLPPLPSSLNLVNCAQCISLEKVSDISNLESLEELNLTNCDKVEDIPGLERLKSIRRLHMTCCHSCSSVAKKRLAKGWLRNIRSLSMPGSKIPNWFCQDVVTFSERKNRPIKSVTIGVVVSLNLENQDDMIHQLPGIVDIQARILKQDLPIFTTTLILGGLPKRSEDQLHLCRFSKDNPLVTQLKTGFKIHVTVRNPPIIKGVELKKWGICLAYEDDDDYEGNEEYLSGIGRESISEKLAKFFNTYEEDDIVSEFDINEVQNTCTTPQITSSSNTQYFLPIAFSFLIVGISWFYMRIK from the exons ATGGCTATCGGAGAATACTCCGACCAGTCTACAGTGTCAGTCGGAGTATCATTCAGGCTCCGGTGGGACGTGTTTCTGAGCTTCAGAGGTGAAGATACGCGCAATAACATCACAAAATACCTCTACGAGTCGCTCGAGAAGAAAGGCGTTCGAACCTTCATAGACGATGATGGCCTGAATCGTGGAGAGGAGATCGCTCCGTCCTTGCTCGAGGCCATCGATGACTCTGCCGCCGCCATTGTCATACTATCGAAGAGATATGCCGATTCTCGGTGGTGTTTGGAAGAGTTGGCAAAGATTTGCGATTGCCCCAATAAGTTGATTCTGCCAGTTTTTTGCGAGATCGCTCCTGGTGACGTCCGCAAACAGATCGGACCTTATGAAAAAGATTTTAAGCTTCACGAGGAGAAACGATCACCCGAATTGGTAGAGCGGTGGAGGAAAGCCATGGATAAGGTGGGAAATCTTTCTGGATGGGTTATCGACAATAg TGAGAAACCAGAAGAAGTTGGACCAAAAATTCAAGCTATAGTTGAAGTTGTATTGCGAGCAATCAGCAAAACACCGATGGGTTTGGCTCCATACATTGTTGGACTTGATTCCTGCATTGAAGAACTCGTGAAACTTTTACAAGTTAAATCCAATGGCGTCCGAGTTTTGGGAATGCATGGTATGGGAGGGATTGGGAAGACAACTTTAGCCAAAGCTCTTTTTAATAAACTTGTTGGCGCCTTTAGCTTACATAGTTTCATATCAAATGTGAGAGAAGTTCCAACAGATGTTGCTGGCCAAATATCTCTACAAAACAAGCTCATCGACGATCTTTCTGGCCGCAAAAATCCTCATGTAAGTGACATTAGGGAAGGTCAAGCTGCAATCAAAATGTTTCTTAATGAGAAGCGGGCTCTTGTAGTTTTGGATGATGTTGATAATATTATGCACCTGCAAACTctaatttccaaaagagatgtGTTCTATAATGGGAGTCGGATTATAATTACCACAAGAGATACAACAGTGCTAAAAAGTGTTGTGGATTTGGAGTATGAGGTCAAAGTCTTGGATCAGCCTTCGGCATTGGAACTCTTTAGCTATCACTCACAAGGAAGAAAGAAGCCACGAAATAATTTTGAGGATTTGTCTAATCAAATCGTTTCTTTAACTGGCTATTTACCATTGGCATTGGAAGTAATTGGTTCTATGTTGTTTGATAAGAGGACAACTAAGGAGTGGAGTGATGCTGCTAGGAAGTTGAAGGAGATTCTTCCTAACAATATTCAGGGTGTCTTGAAGATAAGTTACAATGCACTAGACGAGGAAGAGAAGTGTATATTCTTAGATATTTCTTGTCTATTTGTGAATATGGGTATGGATAGAGATTATGCAATTGACATATTGAAGGGGTGTGGTTTTGATGCTGACATAGCAATCTCCAAACTCACTGCAAAATCACTCATCAAAATTACTCCAGAGAATACTTTGTGGGTGCATGACCAGCTTAGAGACATGGGACGACACATTGTTAAGCATGAAAATCTTCTTGATCCTTGCATGCGTAGTAGACTTTGGAATCGTGAAGAGATCATGACAGTTTTACTTGATGATAAG CATAGAAAACATACACAAGGAATTGTCTTAGACTTCGAGAGGAAGAGCACAGTGAAGGATGTATCTGGTGGAATGATATCGTGGAGAAACTTCCGAAGTAACCCCTCTTTTTTAAATGCATTTACTTACTTAAAAGAAACATATAAAGACTACCAAGAATGTCAAGTTGAAAGGAAGAGAGAAGTCAGAATTCTTACTAAATCCTTTGAAACAATGGTCAATCTTAGACTACTCCAAACAAATTATGTTAACCTTGAGGGAGAGCTTAAATTCCCTGTGAGTTTGAAATGGCTACAGTGGAAAGAGTGTCCTTTGAAAAATCTTCCATCTGGATTTTGTGCGCTGGGACTTTCCGTTCTTGACCTTTCAGATAGCAAAATCAAAACAGTTTGGGCATGGTACACCAAAAAC GTTTGGGCTGACAATGTAAGGGTATTGAACCTAAGTGGTTGTTCTAACTTGGTTGCTATTCCCAATTTATCCAAGAATAAGAAGTTGGAAAAACTTATTCTTGAACATTGTGTTAGCTTGACTAAGATTGATGAATATATTGGGAACATGAGCACATTGATTCACCTAAACTTGAAAGGCTGTACAAAACTTATTAATCTCCCAACCGATGTCTCGGGCTTAAAGCAGCTTCAAAATCTTATCCTCTCTGGTTGCTCAAAACTGAAAGAATTGCCTGAAGACTTAAGTAGCCTGAAATCATTGAAGGAACTTCTAGTAGATGAGACTGCAATAGAAAGACTGCCAGAATCTATCTTCTGCCTAACTCAACTTGAAAAGCTCAACTTGAATCATTGCAGGAATTTAAAAAGATTACCTCAGTGCATAGGATGTTTACGTTCTTTGAGAGATTTATCCCTCTATTCATCTGGGATAGATGAATTGCCAGATTCCATTGGATCTTTAGAAAACCTTGAGATTCTAAGTGTCATGTGGTGTAATTCGTTGTCCGTACTTTCTGATTCTATTGGCAAACTCAAGATGCTAAGAGAGCTTCTAATTTATGCAAGTCCAATCAAAGAACTTCCTATTTGTATTGGTACATTACCAAATTTGAAGCGGTTATCATTGGGGAAAGGCCAATTCTTAAGTACATTACCTAATTCAATAGGAAGACTAAATTCTCTTGTTGAGCTTGAAATACAAGAGACATCAATCAAAGAACTTCCTGATCAAATTGAAGCCATGAAATCACTAAAGAAGTTAATCTtgaggaaatgtagatctcttAGATCACTACCAGAATCcttaggcaacatgatgtctCTTACTACTTTGACTATAGTTGATGCTAAAATCAAGGAACTACCAGAGTCAATAGGTAAGTTGGACAACCTTACAATGATACGACTTACCGATTGTAGGGAGCTCCTCAAGCTTCCAGCTTCAATTGGGAATTTGAAATCCTTGTACCGTTTACTAATGAAGGATACTGGAGTGACTGAATTGCCTGATAGCTTTGGGATGCTCTCAAGTTTAATAGAATTACACATTTCGAAGAAGCCTCAAGTTGTTGGACTACGTAAGGATAATGAACCAGAGACATCAATGATTTGCAGTTCACAAGAGGCACATTTCTTTCCACCTTCCTTCTCAAATTTGTCCTCATTAAGTGTATTGGACGCTCGTAATAGGAATATTTCGGGCAAAATTCCTGATGATTTTGAGAAGTTAGCATCATTACAGATTTTAGATCTTGGCCACAATAATTTCTCCAGCCTTCCTTCTAGCTTAAAAGGCCTTTCATATCTCAAGGAGCTTCATTTGTCTCATTGCTATGAACTTAGGTCCCTCCCTCCACTTCCTTCAAGTTTGAATTTGGTGAATTGTGCACAATGTATTTCCTTGGAAAAAGTTTCAGATATCTCGAATTTGGAAAGCTTAGAGGAACTGAATCTTACAAATTGTGACAAAGTAGAGGATATTCCTGGCCTTGAACGACTTAAGTCTATAAGAAGGTTGCACATGACTTGTTGCCATAGTTGTTCCTCAGTAGCTAAGAAAAGACTTGCTAAg GGTTGGTTGAGGAATATAAGGAGTCTTAGCATGCCTGGAAGCAAGATCCCAAATTGGTTTTGTCAAGATGTGGTTACATTTTCAGAGCGCAAAAATCGACCAATCAAAAGTGTAACTATAGGCGTAGTTGTTTCTCTCAACCTTGAAAATCAAGATGACATGATTCACCAGCTTCCTGGAATAGTTGACATACAAGCAAGGATCCTCAAGCAAGACTTGCCCATATTCACCACAACTTTGATCTTGGGAGGATTACCGAAAAGGAGTGAAGATCAACTTCACTTGTGTCGTTTTTCAAAAGATAATCCGTTGGTTACCCAATTGAAAACTGGCTTTAAGATTCATGTAACTGTTAGAAATCCACCCATCATAAAAGGAGTTGAGCTAAAAAAGTGGGGTATTTGTCTTGCttatgaagatgatgatgattatgAGGGAAATGAAGAATATTTGAGTGGAATTGGTCGAGAATCCATTTCTGAGAAGTTAGCCAAGTTCTTCAACACCTATGAAGAAGATGATATTGTTTCTGAATTCGACATAAATGAAGTTCAAAATACTTGCACAACACCACAAATAACGTCTTCATCTAACACACAATATTTTCTTCCCattgctttttcttttttaattgttGGGATCAGCTGGTTTTATATGCGCATAAAATGA